The Oncorhynchus masou masou isolate Uvic2021 chromosome 6, UVic_Omas_1.1, whole genome shotgun sequence genome has a window encoding:
- the LOC135541936 gene encoding 5'-AMP-activated protein kinase subunit gamma-1-like: MECIPLAVDDVDCKKEPLLGDPDYNVYTRFMKSHRCYDLVPTSSKLVVFDTSLQVKKAFFALVSNGVRAAPLWDSKKQCFVGMLTITDFINILHRYYKSPLVQIYELEEHKIETWREVYLQDSFKPLVSISPNASLYDAVSSLLKNKIHRLPVVDPLTGNTLYILTHKRILKFLKLFISEMAKPAFLGQTLEELGIGTFHKIAVVRSDTPLYTALGIFVDQRVSALPVVDDNGRVVDIYSKFDVINLAAEKMYNNLDVTVTKALQHRSQYFEGVLTCNTHDTLESIINRLVEAEVHRLVVVDEQEVVKGIVSLSDILQALVLTNEEAD; the protein is encoded by the exons ATGGAGTGT ATTCCACTTGCTGTTGATGATGTGGATTGTAAAAAGGAGCCACTTCTAGGAG ACCCAGATTATAATGTCTACACCCGGTTTATGAAGTCTCATCGGTGCTATGACTTGGTCCCTACCAGCTCCAAGTTGGTGGTGTTCGATACTTCACTGCAG GTAAAGAAGGCGTTTTTCGCTCTGGTGTCCAATGGGGTGAGAGCAGCACCACTCTGGGACAGTAAGAAGCAGTGTTTTGTAG GTATGCTGACCATCACAGACTTTATCAACATCCTCCATCGCTACTACAAGTCTCCTTTG GTGCAGATATATGAGCTGGAGGAGCACAagatagagacatggagag AAGTCTACCTTCAAGACTCCTTCAAGCCCCTCGTCAGCATATCCCCTAATGCAAG TCTGTATGATGCTGTATCGTCTCTGCTGAAGAATAAGATCCACAGACTGCCTGTGGTCGACCCTCTGACAGGGAACACCCTATACATCCTCACGCACAAGAGAATCCTGAAGTTCCTCAAGCTCTTT ATATCGGAGATGGCAAAACCTGCCTTCTTAGGCCAGACTCTAGAAGAGCTTGGCATCGGAACATTCCATAAGATTGCAGTGGTGCGTTCTGACACACCCCTCTACACAGCACTGGGAATCTTTGTGGACCAGAGAGTGTCTGCCTTGCCTGTCGTCGATGACAACG gacgaGTGGTGGACATTTACTCCAAATTTGATGTCATT AACCTAGCAGCAGAGAAGATGTACAACAACCTGGATGTGACTGTGACCAAAGCTTTACAGCACCGCTCTCAGTATTTTGAGGGAGTGCTCACCTGCAACACACACGACACACTGGAGTCCATCATCAACAGACTGGTGGAGGCAGAG GTGCACAGGCTGGTGGTGGTTGATGAGCAGGAGGTGGTGAAAGGCATCGTCTCTCTTTCAGACATCCTCCAGGCACTGGTTCTCACTAATGAAGAAGCAGACTAA
- the LOC135541934 gene encoding GTP-binding protein Rheb-like, producing the protein MPQPKYRKIAVIGYRSVGKSSLTIQFVEGQFVDSYDPTIENTFNKMVSVNGQDFNLQLVDTAGQDEYSIFPQSHSMDIHGYVLVYAVTSMKSFEVVQVLHDKLLDMVGKIQVPTVLVGNKKDLHMERVIKPEEGKKLAHSWGAAFMESSAKENETAVEVFKRIILEMERADGNVPSEDKKCAVM; encoded by the exons ATGCCTCAACCAAAATACAGGAAGATTGCTGTGATTGGGTACAGATCTGTTG GAAAGTCTTCTCTCACAATACAGTTCGTGGAAGGACAGTTTGTAGATTCATATGACCCTACCATTGAAAACA CCTTCAACAAAATGGTGTCTGTCAACGGTCAAGATTTCAATCTTCAGTTGGTCGATACTGCTGGTCAG GACGAGTACTCTATTTTCCCTCAGTCTCATTCAATGGACATCCATGGTTATGTCTTGGTCTACGCAGTAACCTCCATGAAAAG TTTTGAAGTTGTTCAGGTTCTTCATGACAAGCTGCTAGATATGGTTGGGAAAATACA GGTGCCAACTGTTCTTGTTGGAAATAAAAAAGATCTCCACATGGAAAG ggTGATCAAACCAGAGGAAGGGAAGAAGCTGGCCCACTCATGGGGAGCAGCATTCATGGAGTCTTCTGCCAAGGAAAACGAG ACCGCTGTAGAGGTATTCAAGCGGATCATTCTGGAGATGGAGAGGGCAGATGGGAACGTTCCCTCCGAGGATAAAAAGTGTGCCGTGATGTAA